One window of Psychrobacillus sp. FSL H8-0483 genomic DNA carries:
- the ltrA gene encoding group II intron reverse transcriptase/maturase: MLMEQVLSRGNLLASLKRVEKNKGSHGVDGMSFQELRFHIYKEWEAMKIALLNGTYEPHPVRRVEIPKPDGGVRLLGIPTVTDRFIQQAIAQILSPIYDVSFSEHSYGFRPNRSAHDAIKEAKCYIQEGYRWVVDMDLEKFFDKVNHDRLMGTLAKRIEDKRLLKLIRKYLKSGIMMNGLVKPSQEGTPQGGPLSPLLSNIVLDELDKELESRGHKFVRYADDCNIYVKTKKAGIRVMESVTSFIERKLKLKVNLNKSAVDRPWKRKFLGFSFTNGKEPKVRIAKESVRRMKNKIREITSRKKPYPMEYRIKKLNQYLMGWCGYYALADTPSVFKKFDSWIRRRLRMCVWKSWKKPKTKVRKLTGLGIPKGKAYEWGNTRKSYWRISKSPILDIALGNSYWSSQGLKSLLYR, encoded by the coding sequence ATGTTAATGGAACAAGTTTTATCTCGCGGAAATCTTTTAGCCTCCTTAAAAAGAGTGGAAAAGAATAAAGGAAGCCATGGTGTAGACGGAATGTCTTTTCAAGAACTGAGATTTCATATCTACAAAGAATGGGAAGCTATGAAAATAGCACTTCTTAATGGAACCTATGAACCCCACCCTGTCCGTAGGGTCGAAATCCCGAAACCCGACGGAGGAGTGCGATTATTAGGGATACCTACCGTAACAGACCGTTTCATTCAACAAGCTATTGCACAAATTCTTTCACCAATTTATGACGTTTCATTTTCTGAACATAGTTATGGATTTCGACCAAATCGTAGTGCCCATGACGCTATAAAAGAAGCGAAGTGTTATATACAGGAAGGATATCGTTGGGTAGTTGATATGGACTTGGAGAAATTCTTCGACAAAGTAAATCATGACAGACTCATGGGAACACTTGCTAAACGAATAGAAGATAAACGACTTTTAAAGTTAATCCGAAAATATCTGAAATCTGGCATCATGATGAATGGTCTTGTTAAACCGAGCCAAGAAGGAACCCCGCAAGGCGGTCCACTAAGTCCATTACTTTCTAACATTGTCCTAGATGAATTAGACAAAGAGCTAGAAAGTAGAGGACATAAATTTGTCAGATACGCTGATGACTGTAATATCTATGTGAAAACAAAGAAAGCGGGAATTCGAGTGATGGAATCTGTCACTTCATTTATTGAAAGGAAACTTAAGTTGAAAGTCAATCTGAATAAATCCGCAGTAGACCGCCCTTGGAAAAGAAAATTTCTTGGATTCAGTTTCACTAACGGTAAGGAACCAAAGGTTCGTATTGCTAAAGAAAGTGTGAGACGAATGAAGAATAAAATTCGAGAAATCACTTCAAGGAAGAAACCTTACCCAATGGAATACCGAATTAAGAAATTAAATCAATATCTAATGGGGTGGTGTGGATACTATGCATTAGCAGATACGCCAAGTGTATTTAAGAAGTTTGATTCATGGATAAGAAGAAGACTTCGAATGTGTGTGTGGAAAAGTTGGAAGAAGCCGAAGACTAAGGTAAGAAAACTTACTGGTCTAGGAATCCCAAAAGGGAAAGCATACGAATGGGGAAACACCCGCAAAAGCTACTGGCGTATCTCCAAAAGTCCAATACTAGACATTGCCCTCGGAAACTCCTACTGGAGTTCCCAAGGGCTCAAGAGTCTATTATATCGTTAG